A stretch of Nonomuraea africana DNA encodes these proteins:
- a CDS encoding LysR family transcriptional regulator codes for MLDVSRLRVLLAVSRTGSLTAAAKALHYSQPSISHHLARLEAETGAKLIERVGRGIRLTEAGKLLADRAEEIVGRVDAAAEELAAHVGLRSGRVRLAAFPSALGTFIPTAAARLATTHPGLRLTLTETEPPEALRLLRAGRVDVAVIFRYDDTAPEEPGTGMTHLLDDPSYLVTLDGPAALAAHADSRWIGGCDRCRSHLLELCAEAGFEPSISFTSDDIVAVQALVAAGMGVTVLPGLALRAHRHQGVSVTEIPDSTRHVYAATYGAPPLPPATAALLDALQVSIR; via the coding sequence ATGCTTGATGTCTCACGGCTACGAGTCCTGCTCGCCGTGTCCCGCACCGGCTCGCTCACCGCGGCCGCCAAGGCGCTGCACTACTCGCAGCCCTCGATCAGCCATCACCTGGCCAGGCTGGAGGCCGAGACGGGGGCCAAGCTGATCGAACGCGTCGGCCGCGGCATCCGCCTCACCGAGGCGGGCAAGCTGCTCGCCGATCGGGCCGAGGAGATCGTCGGCCGCGTCGACGCCGCCGCGGAGGAGCTGGCCGCGCACGTCGGCCTGCGCTCGGGCCGCGTGCGGCTGGCCGCCTTCCCCTCTGCGCTCGGCACGTTCATCCCCACCGCCGCGGCCCGCCTGGCCACCACCCATCCCGGCCTCCGGCTCACGCTCACCGAGACCGAGCCGCCGGAGGCGCTCAGGCTGCTGCGGGCGGGCAGGGTGGACGTCGCGGTGATCTTCAGGTACGACGACACGGCGCCCGAGGAGCCGGGGACCGGCATGACCCACCTGCTGGACGACCCGAGCTATCTGGTGACGCTCGACGGCCCCGCCGCACTGGCCGCGCACGCGGACTCACGGTGGATCGGGGGCTGCGACCGGTGCAGGAGCCACCTGCTCGAGCTGTGCGCCGAGGCCGGGTTCGAGCCGTCGATCTCCTTCACCAGCGACGACATCGTGGCCGTGCAGGCGCTGGTGGCGGCGGGGATGGGGGTGACCGTCCTGCCTGGGCTGGCGCTGCGCGCGCACCGGCACCAGGGGGTGTCGGTGACGGAGATCCCGGACTCCACCCGCCATGTCTACGCGGCCACCTACGGCGCCCCGCCACTGCCGCCCGCCACCGCCGCGCTGCTGGACGCCCTCCAGGTGTCCATCAGGTGA
- a CDS encoding cysteine dioxygenase family protein, with protein sequence MDKLIRGIRAIVAERLDPKHTAFAVADLMRTDLPGPDLLTAEERRGHPDHYVSTVRHAEKDFSIVTVVWRPGHETVIHDHVAWCAFGVLSGNEYETLYRDMGDHLVEIGHADNPPGDVSGFAPPGDIHKVRNTSDEIGISFHVYGADLSALGTSVRRVYDLPVLAPTRA encoded by the coding sequence ATGGACAAGCTGATCCGAGGAATCAGGGCCATCGTCGCCGAGCGGCTCGACCCGAAGCACACCGCGTTCGCCGTCGCCGACCTGATGAGAACCGACCTGCCGGGCCCCGACCTGCTGACCGCCGAGGAGCGCCGCGGCCACCCCGACCACTACGTCTCCACCGTGCGCCACGCGGAGAAGGACTTCTCGATCGTGACCGTGGTGTGGCGGCCCGGCCACGAGACGGTGATCCACGACCACGTGGCGTGGTGCGCGTTCGGCGTGCTCAGCGGGAACGAGTACGAGACCCTCTACCGCGACATGGGCGACCACCTGGTCGAGATCGGCCACGCCGACAACCCGCCCGGCGACGTCTCCGGGTTCGCGCCGCCAGGAGACATCCACAAGGTGCGCAACACCAGCGACGAGATCGGCATCTCGTTCCACGTCTACGGCGCCGACCTGAGCGCCCTGGGGACGAGCGTGCGCCGCGTCTACGACCTGCCCGTACTGGCGCCGACGCGCGCGTGA
- a CDS encoding TetR/AcrR family transcriptional regulator has protein sequence MSRAETRSKVFAAAIDLIAEQGYTATTVDAIAERAGVAKGTVFYNFGSKEALFTALLEHSIERLAQALREAAVGDSALAALDATVLGQLRFFEEYGAFARVLLAEMWRTAWQEAVAKLRAEALGVYSDVLRRAVAEGVAREDLDTDTAATAIFGMVLTVAIERRALHPDRPLERTHGTLVELLHGRLR, from the coding sequence GTGAGCAGGGCGGAGACCCGCTCGAAGGTGTTCGCCGCGGCGATCGACCTGATCGCCGAGCAGGGCTACACGGCCACCACCGTCGACGCGATCGCCGAGCGCGCCGGGGTGGCCAAGGGCACCGTCTTCTACAACTTCGGCAGCAAGGAGGCGCTGTTCACCGCGCTGCTCGAGCACAGCATCGAGCGGCTGGCGCAGGCGCTGCGCGAGGCTGCCGTTGGCGACAGCGCGCTGGCCGCGCTCGACGCCACGGTCCTCGGCCAGCTGAGGTTCTTCGAGGAGTACGGCGCCTTCGCCAGGGTGCTGCTGGCCGAGATGTGGCGCACGGCCTGGCAGGAGGCGGTCGCCAAGCTCAGGGCCGAGGCGCTGGGCGTCTACTCGGACGTCCTGCGCCGGGCCGTGGCGGAGGGCGTCGCGAGGGAGGACCTCGACACCGACACCGCGGCGACGGCGATCTTCGGCATGGTGCTGACGGTAGCCATCGAGCGGCGTGCGCTCCATCCGGACCGGCCGCTGGAGCGCACGCACGGGACACTCGTCGAACTGCTGCACGGCCGCCTGCGCTGA
- a CDS encoding YhgE/Pip domain-containing protein has protein sequence MKELRRFSRSRLTRAAIAAVVMLPLLYAGLYLWSFWDPQGHLDRVPVALVMEDRPATADGKKLHAGQDLAEELREREVFDWHAATPEQAADGVRDGSYYLSLTIPSDFSSRLASPSKDGTPSPAELGVEVDTGRSYIMSSISDAVFNEVRAAAAQTAVRDYLDQVFVSIGDMHDKTTEAADGADELHKGANKIDKGLGRTEDATQQLSAGLGQTRNGAQQLTVGLGSANTATGKLAAGSAKVTNGLITAQDGLVQLSTGLAKLGEGSAKVAAGNKQVYDQVHANTGRVNAAADTYVPVLEEWGPKVGEAADHLADGLDAIADGLGAETGQGPGSGAAARIGAKLDRVSGAATEAADRAQAVQDYLESNPDADPELRRMARAAVSSAQSAASSAQSAADEAGALGEGGSGTSPQTRQSIAELQREARQLAANARKVAEAAPKVGPQVAALRDQYNALDAGLAQLADGAAQVHAGVTKSGTAVGRLENGVGKLADGSQQVTDGLGKLGGGLVKLTDGATRLRTGVGRLSDGADQLHTGVGKLHDGSGKISDGSKELADGLSDGAEQIPDYSRSERDGRTDMMSDPVRLATSVDNEVPNYGTGFAPFFVPLALWVGAMIVYMVLRPLNPRLLAGTAGALRIAFSGWIPAMALGAAQVGVLLAVLRFALGLEAAHWAGVVGLLLLTAAAFMAIVQAVNALLGAPGRVAALALLMLQLTSAAGTYPIETSPGFFQTISPWLPMSWVVSALRRLISGGDLTVVWQACGVLTLFLLLGLALTVLAVHKGRTWSVKRLHPELSL, from the coding sequence ATGAAGGAGTTGCGCCGGTTCTCGCGGTCGCGGCTGACCAGAGCGGCGATCGCGGCCGTGGTGATGTTGCCGCTGCTGTACGCGGGCCTGTACCTCTGGTCGTTCTGGGATCCGCAGGGGCACCTCGACAGGGTGCCCGTCGCCCTGGTCATGGAGGACCGCCCGGCCACGGCCGACGGCAAGAAACTGCACGCGGGCCAGGACCTCGCCGAGGAGCTGAGGGAGCGCGAGGTCTTCGACTGGCACGCGGCCACCCCCGAGCAGGCCGCCGACGGCGTGCGTGACGGCAGCTACTACCTGTCGCTGACCATCCCCTCCGACTTCAGCTCGCGGCTGGCCTCGCCCTCGAAGGACGGCACGCCCTCCCCCGCCGAGCTCGGCGTGGAGGTGGACACCGGCCGTTCCTACATCATGAGCTCGATCTCCGACGCGGTCTTCAACGAGGTCAGGGCGGCCGCCGCGCAGACGGCCGTGCGCGACTACCTCGACCAGGTCTTCGTCTCGATCGGCGACATGCACGACAAGACCACCGAGGCGGCCGACGGCGCGGATGAGCTGCACAAGGGCGCCAACAAGATCGACAAGGGCCTGGGCCGGACCGAGGACGCCACCCAGCAGCTGTCGGCGGGCCTCGGGCAGACCAGGAACGGCGCCCAGCAGCTCACCGTGGGCCTGGGCAGCGCGAACACCGCGACGGGCAAGCTCGCCGCCGGCTCGGCCAAGGTGACCAACGGGCTCATCACCGCGCAGGACGGCCTCGTCCAGCTCAGCACGGGCCTGGCCAAGCTGGGCGAGGGGTCGGCGAAGGTCGCGGCGGGCAACAAGCAGGTCTACGACCAGGTGCACGCCAACACGGGCAGGGTCAACGCCGCGGCCGACACCTACGTCCCCGTGCTGGAGGAGTGGGGACCGAAGGTGGGCGAGGCCGCCGACCACCTCGCCGACGGCCTGGACGCGATCGCCGACGGGCTCGGCGCGGAGACGGGCCAGGGGCCTGGTTCGGGGGCCGCCGCGAGGATCGGCGCGAAGCTGGACAGGGTGAGCGGAGCGGCCACCGAGGCGGCCGACCGGGCGCAGGCCGTCCAGGACTATCTGGAGAGCAACCCCGACGCCGACCCCGAGCTGCGCAGGATGGCGCGCGCCGCCGTCTCCTCCGCGCAGTCGGCGGCCTCGTCCGCGCAGTCGGCCGCCGACGAGGCGGGCGCGCTGGGCGAGGGAGGTTCCGGCACCAGCCCGCAGACCAGGCAGTCCATCGCGGAGCTGCAGCGCGAGGCCAGGCAGCTGGCCGCGAACGCGCGCAAGGTGGCCGAGGCGGCGCCCAAGGTCGGGCCGCAGGTCGCGGCCCTGCGCGACCAGTACAACGCGCTGGACGCGGGTCTGGCCCAGCTGGCCGACGGCGCGGCCCAGGTCCACGCGGGCGTCACCAAGTCGGGGACGGCCGTGGGCAGGCTGGAGAACGGCGTCGGCAAGCTGGCCGACGGCTCCCAGCAGGTCACCGACGGGCTCGGCAAGCTGGGCGGCGGCCTGGTGAAGCTCACCGACGGCGCGACTCGGCTGCGCACCGGCGTCGGCAGGCTGAGCGACGGCGCCGACCAGCTGCACACCGGCGTCGGCAAGCTGCACGACGGTTCGGGCAAGATCAGCGACGGCTCGAAGGAGCTGGCGGACGGGCTGTCCGACGGCGCCGAGCAGATCCCCGACTACAGCCGGTCCGAGCGCGACGGGCGCACGGACATGATGAGCGACCCGGTCCGGCTGGCCACATCCGTGGACAACGAGGTGCCCAACTACGGCACCGGCTTCGCCCCGTTCTTCGTGCCGCTGGCGCTCTGGGTCGGCGCGATGATCGTCTACATGGTGCTGCGCCCGCTCAACCCGCGCCTTCTCGCCGGTACGGCGGGCGCCCTGCGGATCGCGTTCTCCGGCTGGATCCCCGCCATGGCGCTGGGCGCGGCGCAGGTCGGCGTGCTGCTCGCCGTCCTCAGGTTCGCTCTGGGGCTGGAGGCCGCGCACTGGGCCGGCGTGGTGGGGCTGCTGCTGCTGACGGCGGCGGCGTTCATGGCGATCGTCCAGGCGGTCAACGCGCTGCTCGGCGCGCCGGGCAGGGTGGCGGCGCTGGCCCTGCTGATGCTCCAGCTCACCTCGGCGGCGGGCACCTACCCGATCGAGACCTCGCCCGGCTTCTTCCAGACGATCTCGCCGTGGCTGCCGATGAGCTGGGTGGTCTCGGCACTGCGCAGGCTGATCAGTGGCGGCGATCTCACGGTCGTGTGGCAGGCTTGCGGCGTGCTCACCCTGTTCCTGCTCCTCGGTCTCGCGCTCACCGTGCTCGCGGTGCACAAGGGGCGCACCTGGTCGGTCAAGCGCCTGCACCCGGAGCTGTCGCTGTGA
- a CDS encoding ATP-binding cassette domain-containing protein has translation MIVAKGLSVEGVFGDVTIDAAQNTLTVVAGPTGSGRTSLLLTLSGRMKPTKGTLQVAGHSKPRAIRKVAALALVDGVTDLDRALTVKEHLHERRRRGRHAEALEGAGLDVDQRTLVRELDRERQVRLGVALALLDSPALIVADNIDAGLPPEHRLALWDLLRSLDTTVVASCVTPPARYDHLVEL, from the coding sequence GTGATCGTCGCGAAAGGTCTCTCGGTGGAGGGGGTGTTCGGCGACGTCACGATCGACGCCGCGCAGAACACGCTCACCGTGGTCGCGGGCCCGACCGGCAGCGGCCGGACGAGCCTGCTGCTCACCCTCTCCGGCCGGATGAAGCCGACGAAGGGCACGCTGCAGGTCGCCGGCCACAGCAAGCCGAGGGCGATCCGCAAGGTCGCCGCCCTGGCGCTGGTGGACGGGGTGACCGACCTCGACAGAGCACTGACCGTCAAGGAGCACCTGCACGAGCGGCGCCGCAGGGGGCGGCACGCCGAGGCCCTCGAGGGGGCGGGCCTCGACGTGGACCAGCGCACGCTCGTGCGGGAGCTCGACAGGGAGCGGCAGGTACGGCTCGGCGTCGCCCTGGCGCTGCTCGACTCCCCCGCCCTGATCGTCGCCGACAACATCGACGCGGGGCTGCCGCCCGAGCACCGCCTCGCGCTCTGGGACCTGCTCAGGAGCCTGGACACGACCGTCGTCGCCTCCTGCGTGACGCCTCCCGCCCGCTACGACCACCTCGTGGAGCTGTGA
- a CDS encoding PPOX class F420-dependent oxidoreductase: MSPTIATARRVSLPELLEFLRTRHRGLLSTTRSTGRPQLSPVTCGVDGEGRIVVSTYPSRAKSRNARRDERVSICVLSEEWNGPYVQVDGRAEVLDMPEALEPLVEYYRCISGEHPDWEEYREAMRRQDKSLIRIHIDTWGPIATGGFPPSMAARSDT, from the coding sequence ATGTCGCCAACGATCGCCACCGCCCGTCGGGTGTCGCTGCCCGAACTGCTCGAGTTCCTGCGTACGAGGCACCGCGGCCTGCTGAGCACCACCCGCTCGACAGGGCGCCCGCAGCTCTCACCCGTCACGTGCGGTGTTGACGGCGAGGGCCGGATCGTCGTCTCCACCTACCCCTCGCGTGCCAAGTCCCGCAACGCCCGACGCGACGAGCGGGTGTCCATCTGCGTGCTGTCCGAGGAGTGGAACGGACCCTACGTCCAGGTCGACGGCAGGGCCGAGGTCCTGGACATGCCCGAGGCGCTGGAACCGCTGGTGGAGTACTACCGGTGCATCTCGGGCGAGCATCCCGACTGGGAGGAGTACCGCGAGGCGATGCGCCGCCAGGACAAGTCGCTGATCCGCATCCACATCGACACCTGGGGACCCATCGCCACGGGCGGCTTCCCTCCGTCTATGGCAGCTCGATCTGATACCTGA
- a CDS encoding GNAT family N-acetyltransferase: MISIDRLLPSDRPAWEELFRAYIDFYQRTEPDEMYVAAWREFEKDDRMHALGAKVDGKLVGITHFLFHPSTSAPDRDVCYLQDLFTAEEARGRGVARALIEAVTEEAGRRGCGRVYWNTHESNATARRLYDRVAQNKGFIRYQIELP, encoded by the coding sequence ATGATCTCCATCGACAGGCTCCTCCCCTCCGACCGTCCCGCGTGGGAGGAGCTCTTCCGCGCCTACATCGACTTCTACCAGCGCACCGAGCCCGACGAGATGTACGTGGCGGCCTGGCGGGAGTTCGAGAAGGACGACAGGATGCACGCGCTCGGCGCGAAGGTGGACGGCAAGCTGGTCGGGATCACCCACTTCCTCTTCCACCCCAGCACCTCCGCCCCCGACCGGGACGTCTGCTACCTGCAGGACCTCTTCACCGCCGAGGAGGCGCGCGGCCGCGGCGTCGCCCGTGCGCTGATCGAGGCCGTGACCGAGGAGGCGGGGCGGCGCGGGTGCGGTCGCGTGTACTGGAACACGCACGAGTCCAACGCGACCGCGCGCCGGCTCTACGACCGGGTGGCCCAGAACAAGGGCTTCATCAGGTATCAGATCGAGCTGCCATAG
- a CDS encoding aminoglycoside phosphotransferase family protein: protein MSTPDPTIDDALVRRLLAAQFPEWAELPLAPVPLSGMDNATFRLGEDMSVRLPRYARWVGQVEREHRWLPKLAPHLPLPVSEPLAMGRPGEGYPYPWSVYRWLEGETATTEGLADPVRTAIELAGFVAALQAIDPTGGPGPEWSNAFRGVPMGDERDSLASEARVRPKIAALKGLVDTDAVTAVWEAALAAPAWEGPPVWVHGDLATGNLLSVDGRLSAVIDFGTLAVGDPACDLLPAWKFLPSGARDVFRAELGVDDATWARGRGWGLAASLPVPDDPFYADPARVTTALRHLDALIADLD from the coding sequence ATGTCCACACCCGATCCCACCATCGATGACGCCCTCGTGCGCCGGTTGCTCGCCGCTCAGTTCCCCGAGTGGGCGGAGCTCCCCCTCGCGCCGGTCCCGCTCTCCGGGATGGACAACGCGACGTTCAGGCTCGGCGAGGACATGTCCGTACGGCTGCCCCGCTACGCGCGCTGGGTCGGGCAGGTGGAGAGGGAGCACCGGTGGCTGCCCAAGCTGGCCCCGCACCTGCCGCTGCCCGTCTCCGAGCCGCTCGCCATGGGCCGGCCGGGCGAGGGCTATCCCTATCCGTGGTCGGTCTACCGCTGGCTCGAGGGCGAGACCGCGACGACCGAGGGCCTCGCCGATCCGGTCCGGACGGCGATCGAGCTCGCCGGGTTCGTCGCCGCCCTGCAGGCGATCGACCCCACGGGCGGGCCTGGTCCCGAGTGGAGCAACGCCTTCCGCGGCGTGCCCATGGGAGACGAGCGCGACTCGCTGGCCTCCGAGGCGCGTGTCCGTCCGAAGATCGCGGCGTTGAAGGGGCTGGTCGACACCGACGCGGTGACGGCCGTGTGGGAGGCGGCGCTGGCGGCGCCCGCGTGGGAGGGGCCGCCGGTGTGGGTTCACGGCGACCTCGCGACGGGGAACCTCCTGTCCGTCGACGGCCGGCTGAGCGCCGTCATCGACTTCGGGACGCTGGCCGTGGGCGACCCCGCGTGCGATCTGCTGCCGGCGTGGAAGTTCCTGCCCTCGGGGGCGCGGGACGTCTTCCGTGCGGAGCTCGGCGTCGACGACGCGACGTGGGCGCGTGGGCGCGGGTGGGGGCTGGCGGCGTCCCTGCCCGTCCCCGACGACCCCTTCTACGCCGACCCGGCCCGCGTGACCACCGCCCTCCGCCACCTCGACGCCCTCATCGCCGACCTGGACTGA
- a CDS encoding dipeptidase: protein MRRYCRERPGGRPVTPDQLESAVAAGMPQAIEDLKRLASIPSVAFPGHPEEPVMAAAAVTEELLRSAGLARVQQIPVEGSFPAVFGDAPAPPGAPTVLLYAHYDVQPAGDPAAWRTPPFDPTLIDGNLYGRGTADDKSGIISHIAALRAFQGRFPVGIKVLIEGQEEYAGERLEAFVERNPELLRADAIIVADTGNPKLGDPAVTTSLRGMAGFTIEIRTLRDSVHSGSFGGAAPDALAALMRMLTSLHDDNGDIRVPGLPRGSFLGTGPSEEEFRNTAGVLDGVSLVGSGSLADRLWSSYAITVTGLDVPTVSGAINAVQAVARARVTVRIPPAGDPKTTLDAIIDFLRQVAPWGVQVSFGDFVVGSGFQADSGGRGRSALNRAMERAFGRAPRDVGAGGSIPLVNTLLKQFPLAEILLFGAEDEDAAIHAPNERVNLEELRRVATTEALFLAEYGAPSALGV from the coding sequence ATGAGGCGTTACTGTCGAGAACGACCCGGGGGAAGACCCGTGACTCCTGACCAGCTAGAGAGCGCCGTTGCAGCGGGGATGCCCCAGGCGATCGAGGACCTGAAGCGGCTCGCCTCCATTCCCTCCGTGGCCTTCCCCGGCCACCCTGAGGAACCCGTCATGGCCGCCGCGGCCGTGACGGAGGAGCTCCTGCGCAGCGCAGGCCTGGCGCGCGTGCAGCAGATCCCGGTGGAGGGCAGCTTCCCCGCCGTCTTCGGCGACGCCCCCGCGCCGCCCGGCGCGCCCACCGTGCTCCTGTACGCGCACTACGACGTCCAGCCCGCGGGTGACCCCGCGGCCTGGCGCACCCCGCCCTTCGACCCCACCCTGATCGACGGCAACCTGTACGGCAGGGGCACCGCGGACGACAAGTCGGGCATCATCTCCCACATCGCCGCGCTGCGCGCCTTCCAGGGCCGCTTCCCCGTGGGCATCAAGGTGCTCATCGAGGGCCAGGAGGAGTACGCGGGCGAGCGCCTGGAGGCCTTCGTCGAGCGCAACCCCGAACTGCTCCGCGCCGACGCGATCATCGTGGCCGACACGGGCAATCCGAAGCTGGGCGACCCCGCCGTCACCACCTCGCTGCGCGGCATGGCCGGCTTCACCATCGAGATCCGCACCCTGCGCGACTCCGTGCACAGCGGCTCCTTCGGCGGCGCCGCCCCCGACGCGCTGGCCGCGCTCATGCGCATGCTCACCTCGCTGCACGACGACAACGGCGACATCAGGGTCCCGGGGCTGCCGCGCGGCAGCTTCCTCGGCACCGGTCCCTCCGAGGAGGAGTTCAGGAATACGGCGGGCGTCCTCGACGGCGTCTCCCTCGTCGGCTCCGGCTCCCTCGCCGACCGCCTCTGGTCCTCCTACGCGATCACCGTGACGGGCCTCGACGTGCCCACGGTGTCGGGCGCGATCAACGCCGTCCAGGCGGTGGCCAGGGCCAGGGTGACCGTCAGGATCCCGCCGGCGGGCGACCCCAAGACGACGCTCGACGCCATCATCGACTTCCTCCGCCAGGTCGCGCCCTGGGGCGTCCAGGTCTCCTTCGGCGACTTCGTCGTCGGCTCCGGCTTCCAGGCCGACTCGGGCGGCCGCGGCCGTTCGGCGCTCAACAGGGCGATGGAGCGCGCCTTCGGCCGCGCACCGCGCGACGTGGGCGCGGGCGGCTCGATCCCGCTGGTGAACACGCTGCTGAAGCAGTTCCCCCTGGCGGAGATCCTGCTGTTCGGCGCGGAGGACGAGGACGCGGCGATCCACGCTCCGAACGAGCGGGTGAACCTGGAGGAGCTGCGCCGCGTGGCCACCACCGAGGCCCTCTTCCTGGCCGAGTACGGCGCCCCCTCCGCCCTGGGCGTCTAA
- a CDS encoding aspartate aminotransferase family protein: protein MTQPENDVLKAAQDNLWLHFTRHSSYKDNEIPTIVRGEGAYIYDIHGKRYLDGLAGLFVVQVGHGRQELAEAAAKQAQELAFFPLWSYAHPKAAELAHRLAQEAPGDLNRVFFTTGGGEAVETAWKLAKQYYKVTGKPLKHKVISRQIAYHGTPQGALSITGIPAFKQMFEPLVPGSIRVPNTNHYRADEISGVKGMTPEQFGLWAADRVAQAIEMEGPDTVAAVFVEPVQNAGGCFPPPPGYFQRLREICDEYDVLLVSDEVICAYGRLGTMFGGQKFDYTPDIITSAKGLTSGYSPLGAMIAHDRLFEPFKDGAEMFAHGYTFGGHPVSAAVALANLDIFEREDLLGHVSRNEGAFKSTLERLKDLPIVGDVRGSGYFWGIELVKDKATKETFSAEESERLIRGYLSNALYSNGLYCRADDRGDPVIQLAPPLIAGQKEFDEIESIIRNVLVEGLNLL from the coding sequence ATGACGCAGCCCGAAAACGACGTGCTGAAGGCCGCTCAGGACAACCTGTGGTTGCACTTCACCAGACACAGCTCGTACAAGGACAACGAGATCCCCACCATCGTCAGAGGTGAGGGTGCCTACATCTACGACATCCACGGCAAGCGATACCTAGACGGCCTCGCTGGTCTGTTCGTCGTCCAGGTGGGCCACGGGCGTCAGGAGCTGGCCGAGGCGGCCGCCAAGCAGGCCCAGGAGCTGGCCTTCTTCCCACTGTGGTCCTACGCCCACCCCAAGGCGGCCGAGCTCGCGCACCGGCTCGCCCAGGAGGCCCCCGGCGACCTGAACCGCGTCTTCTTCACCACCGGTGGAGGCGAGGCGGTCGAGACCGCGTGGAAGCTGGCCAAGCAGTACTACAAGGTCACGGGCAAGCCGCTCAAGCACAAGGTCATCAGCCGCCAGATCGCCTACCACGGTACCCCGCAGGGCGCCCTGTCGATCACCGGTATCCCGGCGTTCAAGCAGATGTTCGAGCCGCTCGTGCCCGGCTCCATCCGCGTGCCGAACACCAACCACTACCGCGCCGACGAGATCTCCGGTGTGAAGGGCATGACGCCCGAGCAGTTCGGCCTGTGGGCCGCCGACCGCGTCGCCCAGGCCATCGAGATGGAGGGCCCCGACACCGTCGCGGCCGTCTTCGTCGAGCCGGTGCAGAACGCCGGTGGCTGTTTCCCGCCGCCGCCCGGATACTTCCAGCGGCTACGCGAGATCTGCGACGAGTACGACGTGCTCCTCGTCTCCGACGAGGTCATCTGCGCGTACGGCAGGCTCGGCACGATGTTCGGCGGACAGAAGTTCGACTACACGCCCGACATCATCACCTCGGCCAAGGGCCTCACCTCCGGTTACTCGCCGCTCGGCGCGATGATCGCGCACGACCGGCTGTTCGAGCCGTTCAAGGACGGCGCGGAGATGTTCGCCCACGGCTACACCTTCGGCGGGCACCCCGTCTCCGCCGCGGTCGCGCTGGCCAACCTCGACATCTTCGAGCGTGAGGACCTGCTCGGCCACGTCTCCCGCAACGAGGGCGCGTTCAAGAGCACACTGGAGAGGCTGAAGGACCTGCCGATCGTCGGCGACGTCCGCGGCTCCGGCTACTTCTGGGGCATCGAGCTGGTCAAGGACAAGGCGACGAAGGAGACCTTCAGCGCCGAGGAGTCCGAGCGGCTCATCCGCGGATACCTGTCCAACGCGCTCTACTCCAACGGTCTGTACTGCCGTGCAGACGACCGCGGCGACCCGGTCATCCAGCTCGCGCCGCCGCTCATCGCAGGACAGAAGGAGTTCGACGAGATCGAGTCGATCATCCGGAACGTCCTGGTCGAAGGCCTGAACCTCCTTTAA
- the ald gene encoding alanine dehydrogenase, translated as MKIGVPAEVKNHEYRVAATPAGVHELVRGGHDVHVQRGAGLGSHIPDEEYLAAGAKILDTADAVWGESEMVLKVKEPIAEEYHRMREDLVLFTYLHLAAGKECANALLSAGTTGIAYETVQVGNTLPLLAPMSEVAGRLAPQVGAYNLMRFNGGRGVLPGGVPGVAPAKVVVIGGGVSGLNAAQIAVGMGADVTVLDTNIDRLRFIDAIYQGRLKTLVSTSYAIEQEVLKADLVIGAVLIPGAKAPTLVSNDLVSRMKPGSVLVDIAIDQGGCFEDSRPTTHAEPTYQVHNSIFYCVANMPGSVANTSTYALTNATLPYAVKLANLGWKEALKADNALALGLNTHAGQLTNEPVAQALGLPYVPVADVLAA; from the coding sequence ATGAAGATCGGCGTTCCCGCCGAGGTGAAGAACCACGAGTACCGCGTCGCCGCCACCCCGGCCGGCGTTCACGAGCTGGTTCGAGGCGGCCACGACGTCCACGTGCAGCGGGGCGCCGGTCTCGGGTCGCACATCCCCGACGAGGAGTACCTGGCCGCCGGCGCCAAGATCCTCGACACCGCCGACGCGGTGTGGGGCGAGTCGGAGATGGTGCTCAAGGTCAAGGAGCCCATCGCCGAGGAGTACCACCGCATGCGCGAGGACCTGGTGCTCTTCACCTACCTGCACCTGGCCGCGGGCAAGGAGTGCGCGAACGCGCTGCTCTCCGCGGGCACCACCGGCATCGCCTACGAGACGGTCCAGGTCGGCAACACGCTGCCGCTGCTGGCTCCGATGTCGGAGGTCGCGGGCCGCCTGGCCCCGCAGGTCGGCGCCTACAACCTCATGCGCTTCAACGGCGGGCGCGGCGTGCTGCCCGGCGGCGTCCCCGGCGTCGCCCCCGCGAAGGTCGTCGTCATCGGCGGCGGCGTCTCGGGCCTGAACGCGGCGCAGATCGCGGTCGGCATGGGCGCGGACGTCACCGTCCTCGACACCAACATCGACCGCCTGCGCTTCATCGACGCGATCTACCAGGGCCGCCTCAAGACCCTCGTCTCGACGTCCTACGCCATCGAGCAGGAGGTCCTGAAGGCCGACCTGGTCATCGGCGCGGTGCTGATCCCCGGCGCCAAGGCCCCGACGCTGGTCTCCAACGACCTGGTCTCCCGCATGAAGCCGGGCTCCGTGCTCGTCGACATCGCCATCGACCAGGGCGGCTGCTTCGAGGACTCCCGTCCGACCACGCACGCCGAGCCCACCTACCAGGTGCACAACTCGATCTTCTACTGCGTGGCGAACATGCCGGGGTCGGTGGCCAACACCTCGACCTACGCGCTGACCAACGCGACGCTGCCGTACGCGGTCAAGCTCGCCAACCTCGGGTGGAAGGAGGCGCTGAAGGCGGACAACGCGCTCGCCCTCGGCCTCAACACCCACGCGGGCCAGCTCACCAACGAGCCGGTCGCGCAGGCGCTCGGCCTGCCGTACGTGCCGGTGGCCGACGTCCTGGCCGCCTGA